The following is a genomic window from Panthera uncia isolate 11264 chromosome B4, Puncia_PCG_1.0, whole genome shotgun sequence.
gccacccaggcgctcctaggatgtgatttattttattttattttattttattttattttatttattttaatggttattgagagagagagagttttgagagagagacagagacagagacagagtgtgagcaggggaggggcagggagagagggagaccccgaacccaagcaggctccaagctctgagctgtcatcccagagcctgacatggggcttgaactcacaaactggaagatcatgacctgagcagaagtcggatgtttgactgagccacccaggcgctcctgatttattttaaagaaaagtttggaAGATAAGTTTGAGAGTCATTTAGTAAATCTAAATGCAAAAAAGTTGCAACATAGTAGCCTGAGGGGGTGTTGGAGGTGGTGGGGTTGGTGGTGGTGGAAATGATGTTGACGGAGGTCGGGATGATGACGCTGCTTGCGCGGGTGGGAATGATGATGCTTGTGGTGAGAAGGAGTGGACCGTTTATGagatttgagattttctttgtaTCGGCTCAGGTGCCTCCTTATTCAACCCTACTAGATGCCTCTTGGCATCGTACTTTAGGCCCCTGAAGCCAGTGTCCTGGGAAGGTACCGTAATATGCATCCATTCTCGAGGGGTTATGTTGGAAGAAATCTCGGAAGATGTCCCGAGAAGATGGAAGGGAGGAGGCTGCCATTTGCATGGGTCCCTACCTCGCTCGGTTTCACTGATGCCTCCTCTGGTCTGCATCTTGTAATATGGCTCCCGGCAGTAGTACTGGATACGGGCCTGGTAGGTGTTCACCCCCTTTGCGGTGGTGTAATTGAAGTCCCCGTTAGTCAGGCTTTGGGGCTTCCCACAGTCCTTGACTTGGAGAGAACACAGGGCCGTATGAGAGCTGAGAACGTACTGGAACTTCAGCAGAGGGACCACGAGTTGTCTGCCCACAGAACAAGCTGAGAACCTCAGGGCAATACGGTCAGTGGGGGGAACTTATGACGGATGGGAACTGGTTGGAGTGAAATTCAGTTCTGGGTACAGCCCCCCATACAGCTGAGCGGAAGGCCGACTGGTTCCTGCTGTGGGCCATAGGCTTCAGAGGACAAGTTGGGGGGAAAGTCCTTTGGGGAGAGGCTTAGCCCAGGCCCCCTCTTCCTTTCACATCCCAGGTCCCCATGGCCAGGGGGTGGGAGTAGGGGCAGATACTCCTGAGTTGTGACTTACTCTTGCATCTGGGCATGGCACGGTGCCATGTGCCGTCGTCCTGACAGACAGCCGTGAAGGAGAGCAGCACCTGGTTTCCCTGTgtgagaagagggacagaggtagCTGTGTCATTAGTACAAGAAGGCACTGCGGTTCCCTTCCCGCCTTTCCCACCCCAGAGCAGCAGCCAGTGCAAGAACATCTCAAACTCGCAGACCTCAGAACCTCTGTGGGTGCGGCTCCTTTGTCCTTCTCAGACCAGGGCTACAGAGGGGAGCCCCGAGTCACAAGCAGCAAGTCAGAGCAAGGACTCATTGTCAGGCCCAATAATCCTCTCTCTAGACTCTTGCCTTTTTCCACAGAGGCCCATTTGGACTCCACAGgtttagatttaaaaaacagcaaGACTGGCTGGGTGTTTTCTGCGTTGGAACAAAACACCGTGCCCTGAAGTAGAACCATGTTTCTCCTCCTTTGGAGTACCCACCGGTCTCGGCCTGCATCACTTCCTTTCTCCTAGACCGCAGTTTTCTGAAGGGCAAGGGCCCAGCCACTTTCCAGGGTGCTTGAGATACTGATGCGTGCCAGGTGCTATAGTAGTTGAGTAGATAGCAGGCACAAAGCAAGAAAATGGCACCCTCTGAGATGAAAATTAACCGGACCCTATGAATGAGTTTTATTAAGGCCAACAACCATCCCAGAGAGTTAGCCCTGGAAAAGATTGCAAGAGAGTGCGTACGAGAACAAGGATGTTTGAGTGAAATGCAAATAACGGGAGACAAGCTGTGTGGCTTGCTTTAAATTCTATGATGTGAGTTACACATGCCAAGGTAAGGGTGGTGGCAGCAGAAGGCAGGGAGGGTTGTAACGTGAGCAAAGAGTACGGGAGTCTCCAGTCTTCTGGGCCTGGGACAGCCAGTCCTCATGATGTAGCTGGAGACATCCAGGGGTAAAGAGCAACTCGTCTGGCTAGCTCAGCTTGATGCAACATTCATAGGTAGGCTGCATGAAGGCTCTCGTGAATATGCGCGTTTCTTTTTACTGACCTCCTGCATCTAGAACACCGCCTGACCCTCGGTAAGCAcataaaatgtttgctgaatgaattaacTACTATTTGAGGGCATACCAAAGATCTTCTCTCTGATTCTGATGAGGTCTTCCAAGTGGATCTATTGAACAAAGACGGGATGTCCAGTCCCGTGCCCCTGCCCAGGGGTCACTCTAACTTTCATGTCTTTCAGAACCGCATTTTACTTTACCGGATTTTGTGAGATTAACCAATAAAACCACGTTCTTTACTGCACCCGCAAAGCTGAGAACAGGGTGGTGGGCCCAGGCTGAGAACCTCATCGTACATAAAAAAGCCCTGGGGCAAGAGGCGGGAGATTTGGTTCCAGTCCCTCCTGTACAAAATCTGTGATGCTGAGCGAGTCACTCCTTGTACTCCACCCTGCCTTTTCAGGTCCTAATTCTACTGTTACTGCGCAAGGTTAGTAGTTCATaaacttggctgcacattagcTTCGAGTGATCCTGGTGCCCTAGGTGCCAGGCTGAAGAATCAATCTCCAGGTCAATGGAATCAATCTCTTACAGGGGACCCAGACATCAGTATTCATAAAATTCCAAGTGTTCCCAGCGTATAGTCAGGTTTGAGAACTGGTAGACCAGGTGACCCTTCCAGCTCAAGCATCTGTGAGTCCAATCGGGACTGAGCCTAAAtctgatgggggcggggggcgctgaGCTACCCGTGTGAATTGCCCCTGGAAGGCTGGGCCAGCTGTTTTCCCTCAGCCTCGGGCTCTTACCTCCACAAGCTGGTAGCCCTGTTTGCAGGTGACAATGAAATAGTCACGGAACTGGTATTGAGGCTGCAGGTCCTGGATGATGGTGAACTTGTCTAGGGTCTTGGGCTGGGGGCACTTGATGACTGTTGGGGAGACCAGAGGACATATTCATGTCAGAGCCACTGTCTCTTCTACCCATCTGATTCTGCCCCAGTGCTGCCTAATGGGAGAGGCCCCTGGGAAATCTTACTTTCAGTCGTATAATGCAGCTTCCAGCCTCGGCTGTCCCCCGAGTCATCCGTGAAGAACAGCAGATCCACAGCATTGCTGCTGCTGTCAAAGTCAGCGGGTCTTTGCTTCCCACAGAACTCGCCGATATTCCTCCCACTGGCATAGATCTGGTGGGGAAGAGGTGAGGGCCATCTCTCTAATTCAGACATTTCCCCACTGAGCCAGGAGGGCGGCGGCGGTGGGAAGTCTGCTTTTTGTGTATGCTTTCAGCTGGAGGGGGAAAGGGATCCCTAGGATCCACACCCAGTTGTGTGGGAACTTGCCTAGCCCATGTGTGACGTTGGTCATTCCTGTCCCGATTGGCCAGAGGATCTAGCaggaagcaggggtgaggggtgccgggtgaagaggggaaggagaggaagggggtcTCTCAGGGAGTAGGACGGCTGTACCTGTAGCTGGTCATAGGGGCAGTGCACTTGCTGGTGGTCATCGATCTCGAAAGGTTCCAGGAATTTGAGGTGGAGGGTGAGGCCGCGCTCTACCCGGATGCTATAGTTGCAGCGCAGGTCAGGGGGGTAGGGCTTGGGGTACTCCAGGCTGGAGACATAGCCGGATGGCTCCGTGTACAGCTCACTGCTGCACTCGGCTGTGGGAGCAGAGCCGGGCGGGGGTCACCAGAGACTCTGGCTGGCCAGCAAGTCCTTGCTccgtccctgcctccctcccacagcGCCCCAACCTCACCCTGGCAGGAATGCCCATCCTTCTGAAGCTCATAGCCTGGACGGCAGGAACAGAAGTAGCCACCAGGATAGTTATGACACAGGTGCTGGCACTGGGGCTGGAGATTCTTCTCAACCGAGTTGCGCTGGGCGGCACATTCATCGAGGTCTGGAAGAGATTCCAGAAGGAGAGGTTAAATTCCTGCCGGGGATTTCTGTAATGGCTTTGCTCTCAGAGAGATCACTCACCAGAGGCCGAAAGACAAAGTCATCTCTTGGCCACCTGGACTTCCAGGCCTGTCTAATAATGTCTTCTGGAAATCCCCCAATGGTGACAGAACCCAGGTTGGCAGGCCCCTTTTGGACAAAGCTCTcttgaggggaaaaggaaggaaagacaggctTCCTACTCCTTTGGATTCAAGATTCCCCTTTTCTGGTCCCTAGTCCATATGACTAAGGCCAGGAAAAAAGGCACCCAGGGACCACTCACCCACAGCTTGGTAGTAGGCCAGGAAGCCCTTGTAGAACATAATGGTGCCATTCTCCTCATTGGAGAAGTCCGTGTGGAAGGTCAGCAGCATCTTGTTCCCTTCAGACATAAATTCCTTTGCTTCTGGGGGGTTGCCCAGTGGAGAACCCAGTTGCCCACAGAACCTCCCCAGAGTTTTCTTGTCAGCAGAGATctggtggaggaaggagaaggggcgGGAAGAGGAGCTGTTGAGGAGACACGTCCCATGAGGAAGGTCAGTGAAGGTCCTCCTCTTGTCCCAAAGAGCGAGTGTCCCAAAGAGTTCCACTCTACTGGTGGAACAGCCTCTGCCTGGTTTCTGCCTGCCGGGCTCTGGGTGTTGTGAACTTCTCCCCACTCTGGCGGGACTTCCATGGTGCATCTGAGTCTCCCAGTGGGTAACTCCTTGCATGTCACCCTGTGCCTGGTACATCATCTCTTCCTTGTTCTACGTCCCCCAGCACGTTTCAGGCCTTTCTTCATTTCCACCACCTCCCGTGCTCGTCTTCCACTGGAATCCTGGTTGTCTCTACCCAAGTCTTCAGCATTCCTTCATTCCGAAAGCCCGACAGGtctgctttattttctgtctagttATTCCACCTCACCTTATGCAAACCATTCATATCCCTCATGCTTCCTGATAGACTCAGCTGAGAGTGAGCCTCTCCAGCCTTCATATCGGCAAGCATCGCCTAGATTCCCTTATCTTTCCTTtcgtaaaaaattttttttttaagtttatttatttattttgagagagagagagaaattgagagagagtgtacacaagtgggggagaggcagagagtgggagagagaattccaagtaggctccatgctgtcaatgcagagcccgactcggggcttgacctcacgaacccatgagatcatgacctgagctgaaactgagtcagatgcttaaccgactgagccacccaggcgccccccccctccaccttATCTCTTTCTTCACAGGTTCCTTAACCCCTCAAAAGTGGAAGacatcctgcccccaccccatccctctcTATCCCTACCCTGGAGACCCTTCCCCCCAACCCTGCAAACTTCTCAAGTCCTCTGGGTTAGGAAGATGTATCATTTTCCGATCATTCTCTCATAGCCTCCAGATGGTATACCCTCCTGGGAATGGTATTTATCGGATGTGTGTAGGCTCTACTTGGATCCTGAACCTTGAATCTCATTTTTATTGGATATAGAAAGTTGAGACTTGGAAGGCCTTCTTGGTTGTTTCAAAGGTGAGGAGACTGAGCCCATTGACTTTGCTGAGGGCTATGTTTCAGCTACTACTGCATACTTTTCTCTTCCCCATGTTTCTGTTTAGGCAGGCAGCCATGgtgatattctacatggaaacagggaaactgaggcacagctgTTTTCCAAAGACTCCCAGAAAGTCAGCAGATGTGGAAGGTTTTTCTGACTCTTATGGACAGTATATTTCCTGGAAGTGGGACCTGTACATTCCTTCCTCCATGTTTCTCCCTTCAGTGCTCACTGAGGGCCTCTAAATCcagtggacccccccccccccccgcaacatcCAGGGTGTCACCTGACTCTCAGAGCTCCACTTGGCCATCAGCTCTTGAAGGGCTAGGGCTCTGTCCATGTGTGAGGAATACTATCCAGGGTGGTTAGAACACAAGTCCTCAGTTTCCAGAGACACccagctctccctctgccctcccaacCCGATCCCATACCTTGACATAGTCATAGAAACAGCCTTCAGAAGGCTCCAGGTCAAACTGCCAGAAGACGAGCTTCACCCTGAATCCGGTGGGCACCGTGATCACAGTGGTTTTCTCAAAGTTGTTGGGGTAAGGCTTGGGGTACAGAGGAGAAGTCACCTCCCCAAAGAGCTTCTGAGAAATGGGGATGGAGCCTTCCACCCTACAGAACAGGATCATCACCAGGAGGTATAAGAGCCACCTGCCGAAAAGAAAGTAGGTGTCTGTAGGGCTGGAGGGGTGCAGCACCCTTGCCATTTTGGCAgtgactggggtgggggctgggatggTCATACCGCTCGGCATTTTCCACTCTGGCCATTCTAGACCTCATAGAGATGTTCTCGGTGGGGGTGGGTGAAGAGGGGAGGCTGGTCTCTGCAGCCGCTGCATTGGGTATTCCTCCCCCAGGGCAATGTGCAGTCCAAAGGTTCATCATactccctgtcctctctccccatcctcctcccctgccctctcgcaacactcccctccccttcccggaATAGGGCTGGCTTGGGACCAGTTAACTGAGGGTGAGGGTTTCCAGTCATGGCTCTCTGATATGGCTCCCAAGGGCCAGCAAAGGCCTCTGGGAGAAACGGCCTATAGAATATGGAGTCACACACAGAGCGCACCCCTCCTGGGCAGAGTGGGTCTCCCCATCTTGCTGCTCCCGGGCTATGAgctgggaggaagaagagagcgTGGCCATCACCTCACGTGTGTAAGGTCTCCTTTTGTCCTCATGAGGAGGGATGGAAGGTATGTGTTTGCGTGTGCCCGCGTGTGCATACTGGCATAAGGTAAGATAtacggggaggggaagggtgttCCTGTCTCCCTGAATAAATTTGGGAGCAGAGTTGCCCAGGATTCTCCCTTctggcttctccctccctccctccctgggtccccaTCAGCCTTACTCACATTTCTCCAGGCCTGTTTTTGGATCCCAGACTCTCCTGACAGCGTCTTCATCCACTCTGCGTTGAGGGAGACAGCGGTCatgcagaggagggaagggggagggaatgagcgtggaggggaaggggggtgggaacCATTCCCGGAGGAATGTTGTAGGGAATGAACTATttgcataaacaaaatgagaaaaaagtctGTTTCCAGTTGAGTTTTGGTTTTGAAATCCCTGATGGTGGCGCCACCTGCTGGCCGATCTGGGGAAGGGCTAGGGAGACGGGCCTGGGTTTCTCCAGTGGAGACAGCCTTTGGTTTGGAAAACCCAGACCTCTTGGTTTCTAAATCTgatctgaattttcattttcttcagggaCCGCCATTGTCTTTACAAGGTTCCTACACCAAAGGCAGTGGAAATCGCTGTTGAGGGAGACTCTCTTTTCTGCATCGCCTGTTCCATCAATCTGGTTCGTCCTGCCCTTAGTCACCCAAAGGCCCTGGTCCAGGAATGGCTAGGATTTTCATGTCCAAGAACAACGAGGTAGAAGAGGGCATTGCAGGAGTGGACAGAAGAGAATGGAGTTTGTTTGCATTGGGGCCCCGGCCTACTCACCCTTGAATGACAAACACTGAACAGGGCTTGTTGTGTCAGGGTGACCCTAAAGCAACACTAGGGACTCTTTTAAGATGCGTCCTCCCCACTTCAATGAGCTCAGGCCTGCCAGTGAAGTTGGCTTTTAGAGAGGCAAGGGAAGCTGAGTGGGGGTAGTGACATCTCTTCTCCTGGGCATCTGGTCAAGTGTTGGAGCCCCTGAGAGTCATGGCTGCCTAGGGCTAGCCAAACAACAGAGTGGCTGTGGACCAACAGTGACTTGGCCTTTTCTGAGAGAAAGCcaggccctggggcggggggtggggggggggggggggggggggggctcttatCTTTCCTGTGCTCCAGGGCATAGTCTCCTAATTTAAAAGTATGCTCTCTGTGGAAGGCTTTCTTTCTCAACTCGCCATGGCTCAGATACCGTATGTGGCAAAACCAAAATACCAATATGGCACCATATTTTATAGGGCAGCTCAGGCAGAGCAGTCATCTGAGTTTTTAGACCTTCGGAGTGTATCCCGCTTGTTTCTCCAATGAGATTAATCCCTACATCCCTGTACCTACCCGCTCCACCTACACCCACTCATTCCTCCATGTATGgacttacctatttttttttttttaatttttttttttcaacgttttttatttatttttgggacagagagagacagagcatgaacgggggaggggcagagagagagggagacacagaatcggaaacaggctccaggctccgagccatcagcccagagcctgacgcggggctcaaactcacggaccgcgagattgtgacctggctgaagccggacgctcaaccgactgcgccacccaggcgcccctggacttacCTATtttaatgtgccaggcactttcccAGGCAACGGATAGCAAGGACTCACAAAGATGGGGCAGTTTCCCATTAGGCAGTGGCCAAGTCATCATTGAATGTACTTAGAGAGCCGGCACAGGGAAGATGCAAGGTCAACCAAGGTGTGGAGGGTTCCTCCAGCAGGCCTGTACGTCAGAGCTGAGGAATGGATCTGATGGCGGGGCTGATCCATGACTTAATCCCTGACATGACCCATGACCTTGTCAGGTtaggaaaggcaaaaaaatagagaagagggaTAAGGACCAGACCAGGAGACAAGAAAGACGGGGAACCTTGCTTAGCGAATTGCGCATCAGCAGGCTGACAGCGCTGTGCGTATGTCTCGTGTGGTGTTCACAGTGGAGGCAGAATAGCAGAGGTTACGGGTTAAGGAGCGGTGGTCCAAGAAGGTAAGTCTTAACTGAAGCTCTTCCATCCGTCCCAGGGATCCTGAGTTCTGTCCTGATGTAGACGACATGACTGGAAAGTGACAAACCTGGGGCGCATCAGCtcagtcccagccctgcctccccactGCCCGACCATTGAAAGGAACCGTTGACTAACTTACACCAAGGATAGAAAGAAACAGCCAAATGAAGATTGCTTCTGCCCTGGCCTAAAAACCGGTATCGAAGATGGTCTATTTTATTGTTCATTCCTCTCAGGATTTGATTCTGGGAGGAAAAAGTTTCTTTCCTAAAGTTATGGTAAGTTTCCTTCTGTGGATATATCTAGATCTAGACAGATGGCTCTATATAGATATAGGTGTATAATTTTTGGCTTGGCTGGGAGAAAcatcattttttacaaaaatcttttaaaaattattttaatttttgagagagagagagcatgagcaggggagggacaggggtggggggacagaggatctgaagcgggctcctcactgacgGTTGgcaagcccaacacggggctcgaacccacgaaccgtgagatcatgacttgagccgaagtcagacgcttcactgactgagccccccaggggccccaattttttttatcttttcaaaaaaccagctgttagtttcactgatctttttttttgttgttgttgttgttgttttggtctgtatttcatttatttctgctttaatctttgttgttttcttccttctgctacctctctattcttcttttcctagttcctgaaaaagaaatgtattcccatttataatagccttagtgtttatttatttttgagagagagacagagtgcaagcagggaaggggcagagagagagggagacacagaacctgaagcaggttccaggctctgagctgtcagcacagagcctgacgtggggcttgacctcatgaactgtgagatcatgacctgagccaaagttggatgctcaaccgactgagtcacccaggtacccctcattttttcaataataaaaataaataaaataaaactaatatatgCTCATTAAATACAGTTTAGCAAAGTTTAGCAAACACAAAAGactaggggaaaacaaaacagccaaaatTAACTTCTGATTAAtatttttgggtattttttttaacttttaggcTATTTTTAATCGTCTTTTATACTATAGGtttgaaaatggttttaaaaaatcgACGTAACCACCTGTATGTACAACTTTGCATCCTGCTGTTTTTCAAGATCAATTCAACCTTTAACCACATAGCTAACTTGACCTCAGTGTTAGCACATTGGCTCTCTTCTGTGTTCTGGCATTAATTTCCTATTTCCATGTGAACAACTGTACTTTACTTGGGTCTTGCGCTGTAAATCACCTCGAGTCCTTACTACAAGTTAAAGAGTTGGTCTTCTCAGGTGGAGCCTGGACCGGGGTGTCCCGTGGTGCTGGAGGCTGTCTGTAGAAACATCCAGCCCCGGGCTGGGCTCAGCTTGGTGTCCGCAGGAGGTGCGGCCGGCAGGAAAGTGTGAGCAGGTGCATCACGATGCATTTGTTAAAGACCTGCTTCTGtgaagtgctctctctctcctgtctccagagacattaaaaaaaaaaaatcactcttggggtgcctgggtggctcagttggctgagcatcccaCCGAAGCAGGAACTCCCAGGGGGCGTCCGTAAGGATGTGGGGACTGGGTAGGGGAGATACAGGAGGTCTGGAGGACAATCAGGAGGTATCATGGTGTACCAGAAAGCAGACGGCCTTCGCTGTCCGGTATCTGCTGGGGGTTTGGGGAaagccactttctctctctggggttcagtttccttatctgtgaaatgtggCCCGTAACACATCCATGGCAAACCTGGTGTGAGGAGTCGATGAAATAACATGGGAAGCACCTGGTGTGCGGCAGATGTCAAACAGAACGAACTATTCACTTCAGTAACTGCAGCTAGGAGATAGGGTGAGGGGTGAAGCCGAAACTTTGAACGCGGGAAGGTCCACGAAAGGGGCTTTGGAATGtttcagaaatgaaagcatttagGACCACATCCCTCATACTCAACGTGAACAGGGGGATGAGAAGGTGACAGACTCCCAGGAGAGTACAGAAGAAGCCATGTCAGCAGGAGATGAagtttattattactatttactttatttattgaaaaaatttttgaatgtttttatatatttttgagagagagagagagagagtgggagagagcaggggaggggcagagagagagggagacacagaatctgaagcaggctccaggctctgagcctggacagcacagagcctgacgcggggctcgaactccaggactgtgagatcatgacctgagcggaagtcggacgcttaaccgactgagtccccccaggctttattttattttttgagagggagagagagggcgcaagtgagcgaggggcagacagagagaaagagagagaatcccaggagggagagagagagagagagagagagagaaatggggctggagctcaccccATATGGGACTGGAGCTCATGAAGtcccgtgagatgatgacctgagctgaaatccaatacttaatgactgagccacccaggcacccagaagaTGAAGtttaaagactgagccacccaagcgcccaaaAGATGAAGTttagagactgagccacccaagcgcccagaAGATGAAGNNNNNNNNNNTGAAGTttagagactgagccacccaagcgcccagaAGATGAAGTTTAAAGGCAACCAGCTGAGATGTACAGGGATTCCTTGGGCGGAGCACAAACTCGCAaactggaaggaagggagaggatgaggaggagggggccttgggaaggaggaggagttCTGTCGCATGAGGGATAGGGCAGCAGGAGCTCGAATAGAGattctctgcccccatccccatccccgaGCCCAGTCTGAGCTCCCAACCCTCTCCTTTCGGGGTGGGGGCCTCCAGAGTTGAGGGTCACTGCTCAAGCGCCCCCAGGGTCAGTCCTTCCCCCCCATCACTCCTTTGATCCAGTCCAGGTAGTTGAGCACTTTGGTGTAGAAGCCATAGCCCTTGCCGCACCCGATGCCCCAGGATACGATGCCCGTGGCCACCCATTGATGGGCGCGCTCATCCCATACCACATAGACGCCACCACTGTCCCCCTGGCAGACGCTCTGGTGCCTCATCTCATCCCCAGCACAGAACATGTTGTCCGAAAACACCTCAGACCTCCGCTTCTCTTGGAGCCAGGCCTGGCAGGCCGCCCTCGGGGCGACGGGAAGCCTGGAGTACTTCAGCTCGGTGGTTAACCAGCCCCTCTCCACGCCGAACCCACTGACATAGCCCAACATGCCGCTGCGGTAGAGGGTCTCACTGTCGGGGAGACAGACCGGGAGGAGGCTGGGCCCGAGGGGGACGCTGTGTTGGAGCTCCAGGAGGGCAATGTCCCCGTTGAAGTTGTGGGACTCGTTCTGGCGGTAGTCGGGGTGCACGACCACACGGCGCACAGGGTGACTTCCCAGCCGCAGCATCTCGTCTAGGCTTGTGTGGCCCAGGAAGACATCCACCCTCCGGTTCTTCCAGGGAAAGACGCTGTCCTTGGGATAGATGGTGTGGGCGGCGGTGAGGATCCACCTGTCGCCCAGCAGGGCCCCCCCTCCACGGCCGTAGATACTGGTGAAAGCTTGCCAGGGGAAGTTGCCCAACTTGGCTTTGGAGGAATCGAGGGCC
Proteins encoded in this region:
- the C1R gene encoding complement C1r subcomponent; the encoded protein is MWLLYLLVMILFCRVEGSIPISQKLFGEVTSPLYPKPYPNNFEKTTVITVPTGFRVKLVFWQFDLEPSEGCFYDYVKISADKKTLGRFCGQLGSPLGNPPEAKEFMSEGNKMLLTFHTDFSNEENGTIMFYKGFLAYYQAVDLDECAAQRNSVEKNLQPQCQHLCHNYPGGYFCSCRPGYELQKDGHSCQAECSSELYTEPSGYVSSLEYPKPYPPDLRCNYSIRVERGLTLHLKFLEPFEIDDHQQVHCPYDQLQIYASGRNIGEFCGKQRPADFDSSSNAVDLLFFTDDSGDSRGWKLHYTTEIIKCPQPKTLDKFTIIQDLQPQYQFRDYFIVTCKQGYQLVEGNQVLLSFTAVCQDDGTWHRAMPRCKIKDCGKPQSLTNGDFNYTTAKGVNTYQARIQYYCREPYYKMQTRGGISETERGAYTCTAEGIWKNEKEGQKIPRCLPVCGKPVNPVEQKQRIIGGQRAKLGNFPWQAYTNIYGPGGGALLGDRWILTAAHTLYPKDYNGENNATRDVFLGHVNVEEITKLANHPVRRVSIHPDYRQDESNNFEADIALLELENSVTLGPNLLPICLPDNETFYDRGLMGYVSGFGIMEERLSYDLKFIRLPVGRREACESWLRKKNRNDVFSQNMFCAGDPSLKQDACQGDSGGVFAVKDEDNDRWVATGIVSWGIGCGRGYGFYTKLLNYVDWIKKEMGEGEGEG